The Arthrobacter zhaoxinii sequence AGCCGCGCCGGCAGCCCCCGACGCGAGCGAAGCGGCACCCGCGCCGGCGCCGGCGGCGGAAATTGCCGGCATCACCCGCGTGGTTCCGGGCAACCCGCAGCTCGATTCTGCCAGCGACGGCGCCCTGCCGCAGATCATTGACGGCAATCCGTCCTCCTACTGGTCCAGCTACGTGTACGCCAGCGACACCTTCGGCGGACTCGCACCGAACCTTGCCCTGGTGGTGGACCTGGGCGCTGAATCGGCAGTCAATGAGGTGAACATCACCCAGCTGAACGGTACGGGCGGCAGCTTCTCCGTGATGCTCAACGACACCCCGGATCTGGAGGGGGCGACGTCGGTGGCCCAGAGCGGCTTCACCGGCCCCACCACCAGCATTCCGGTGCCCAAAACGGATGGTCAGGCTGCCTCTGCCCGGTACGTCATTATCAACTTCACGCAGCTGCCCCGCCTCAGCGGCGTACAGGCCGCGTACCCCTGGGGCCTGAGGATCGCCGAAATCGGCGTGTCCTGACTCCTGCGCTTCGATCGCAGCCGCCCGGCCGCGATCGAAGCACCACCGCCGCCGGAATAAGCTGGAGACGATAGTGGTTGTGCAGGGTGATCCACTCGCCGAATCGGCCCTGCAATATTCGGTTCGCATTTTTAGTTCAACAAGGAAGAGGTTCACCGCCCCGTGAGCACCGCAAACCCCGTCGCCTCTGCCGGCGACGTCCGCGAGGTCATCATCGTCGGCTCCGGCCCCTCCGGATACACCGCCGCCGTCTACGCAGCGCGTGCCAACCTGAAGCCGCTCCTGATTGCCGGCTCCGTCACCGCCGGCGGCGAGCTGATGAACACCACGGACGTCGAGAACTTCCCCGGGTTCCCCGAGGGAATCATGGGTCCGGACCTGATGGCGAACTTCGAAAAGCAGGCAGCACGTTTCGGAACGGAAATCCTTTTCGAGGATGTCACCGAGGTCAGCCTCGACGGCGACATCAAGACGGTCACCATCGGCACCGGTGAAACCTTCCGTGCCCGGGCCATCATCATTTCCACCGGTTCCGCTTACCGGGAACTCGGCCTGCCGGACGAAAAGCGCCTCTCCGGCCGCGGCGTGAGCTGGTGCGCCACGTGTGACGGCTTCTTCTTCAAGGGCCAGGACATTGCTGTCGTAGGCGGCGGCGACTCCGCTCTGGAGGAGGCCTTGTTCCTCACCAAGTTCGCCTCTTCGGTGACGGTGGTCCACCGCCGGGACAGCCTTCGTGCCTCCAAGATCATGCAGGAGCGCGCCCTGTCGCACGAGAAGATCCGCTTCGCCTGGGATTCTGAAGTAGCTGCCATCCGCGGCGAGGACAAGGTCACCGGCCTCGTGCTGCGCAACACCAAGGACGGCTCCGAGTCGGAGCTTCCCGTCACGGGCGTGTTCGTGGCCATCGGCAACGACCCCCGGGTGGACCTCGTACGCGGCCAGCTGGAACTCACTGAGGAAGGCACCATCGCCGTCCTCGGCCGCACCTCGAAAACCTCGCTGCCGGGCGTTTTCGCGGCAGGCGACGTCATCGACCCGACCTACCGGCAGGCCATCACCGCCTCCGGCTCCGGCTGCGTGGCCGCCGTCGACGTCGAGCACTACCTCGCCGATCTGGGCGACTCCGTAGCCACGGCCGCGGAGGTCCCCACCCCGGCGTCCGAATCTGTTTCCGAACACGCCGCCCTTTAATTTCCGTTCTTTGTTAGGAGAGCAAAAATGAGCAGTGCAAAAGCAGTAACCGATGCTTCCTTCGGTACCGACGTCCTTACCGCCGAGAAGCCCGTCATCGTGGACTTCTGGGCCGAATGGTGCGGCCCCTGCCGCATGCTGTCCCCCATCCTCGACGACATTGCCGCACAGTACAGCGACAAGGTCGACGTGGTGAAG is a genomic window containing:
- the trxB gene encoding thioredoxin-disulfide reductase, encoding MSTANPVASAGDVREVIIVGSGPSGYTAAVYAARANLKPLLIAGSVTAGGELMNTTDVENFPGFPEGIMGPDLMANFEKQAARFGTEILFEDVTEVSLDGDIKTVTIGTGETFRARAIIISTGSAYRELGLPDEKRLSGRGVSWCATCDGFFFKGQDIAVVGGGDSALEEALFLTKFASSVTVVHRRDSLRASKIMQERALSHEKIRFAWDSEVAAIRGEDKVTGLVLRNTKDGSESELPVTGVFVAIGNDPRVDLVRGQLELTEEGTIAVLGRTSKTSLPGVFAAGDVIDPTYRQAITASGSGCVAAVDVEHYLADLGDSVATAAEVPTPASESVSEHAAL
- the trxA gene encoding thioredoxin, whose translation is MSSAKAVTDASFGTDVLTAEKPVIVDFWAEWCGPCRMLSPILDDIAAQYSDKVDVVKVNVDENPAIAAQYGITSIPAVYVFQGGEVAATSIGAKPKQVLEQEFAAFLK